In Nematostella vectensis chromosome 11, jaNemVect1.1, whole genome shotgun sequence, a genomic segment contains:
- the LOC125573529 gene encoding uncharacterized protein K02A2.6-like gives MPVREETWQQLKNAAVDDAVQQNLREVIKRGWPESKTDLPECVHPYFDIRDELTVQEELIFKGQQLVVPRALRKELMEKTHSSHIGIEGCIRRARDTFFWPRMTVELKEYITKCEVCLTHRSGQRKEPILQHEFVARPWGKVSADLCELDNRTLLVVSDYFSNYIEVARLNTVTSRAIIKELKAIFARFGIPDTLITDNGPQFASAEFSVFAKTWMFEHKTSSPRYAQANGKAENAVQTVKRLFKKCKTSGGSEFQAFLDWRNTPTAGIGTSPAQRLFGRRCKTLLPVAGSLLQPSYNTEEDTRKLIGTKQRQKFYYDKHSKPLEPIAVGETVRMKLPGQDTWTPGTCLGQAGPRSYNVETEGTTYRRNRRQLISTGETNSQVPDVLESPEPDDAQQQPSQVAMPPDSSQAITRPRREVKPPAWLKDYVPK, from the coding sequence ATGCCAGTGAGAGAAGAGACTTGGCAGCAACTCAAAAATGCAGCAGTAGATGATGCGGTGCAACAAAACCTTCGAGAGGTTATAAAGAGAGGTTGGCCAGAGAGCAAAACAGACCTGCCGGAGTGCGTGCATCCTTACTTTGATATTCGAGACGAGCTAACTGTCCAAGAAGAACTCATCTTTAAAGGCCAACAGTTGGTGGTTCCTAGAGCCCTGAGGAAGGAGCTTATGGAAAAGACACACTCATCCCACATCGGTATAGAAGGCTGCATAAGACGAGCAAGAGACACGTTTTTCTGGCCGCGGATGACTGTCGAGTTGAAGGAGTACATCACAAAATGCGAAGTATGTTTGACTCATCGCAGTGGCCAACGAAAGGAGCCAATTCTCCAACATGAGTTTGTCGCTCGACCTTGGGGAAAGGTCTCAGCTGACCTCTGTGAGCTCGACAACCGAACACTGCTAGTGGTCAGTGACTACTTCAGCAACTACATAGAAGTGGCCCGGCTTAACACAGTGACGTCACGAGCAATAATAAAGGAGCTGAAGGCAATATTTGCCAGGTTTGGCATCCCAGACACCCTTATAACCGACAATGGACCGCAGTTCGCATCAGCGGAGTTTAGTGTATTTGCCAAGACCTGGATGTTCGAACACAAGACGTCATCCCCAAGATATGCCCAAGCAAATGGGAAAGCGGAAAATGCTGTACAGACAGTAAAGAggctgtttaaaaaatgcaagaCATCCGGGGGGTCAGAATTCCAAGCATTTCTCGACTGGCGGAATACTCCGACTGCTGGAATCGGAACTAGCCCGGCCCAGCGCCTTTTCGGACGTCGATGCAAAACACTTCTCCCTGTGGCTGGTTCCCTACTACAGCCTAGCTACAACACTGAAGAGGACACCAGGAAGTTGATAGGTACCAAGCAACGCCAGAAGTTTTATTACGATAAGCACAGCAAGCCCCTGGAGCCCATCGCTGTCGGCGAAACTGTGCGCATGAAGCTACCAGGACAAGACACGTGGACGCCTGGTACGTGTTTAGGTCAAGCCGGACCTAGGAGCTACAACGTCGAGACTGAAGGTACCACCTACCGACGAAACCGCCGACAGTTGATCAGCACTGGAGAAACAAACAGCCAAGTACCTGATGTTCTGGAATCACCAGAACCCGATGATGCTCAGCAGCAACCCAGCCAGGTTGCCATGCCACCAGATTCTTCACAGGCTATAACAAGGCCTCGGCGGGAGGTGAAGCCTCCTGCATGGCTCAAAGACTATGTGCCAAAATAA
- the LOC5502339 gene encoding probable ATP-dependent RNA helicase ddx56 isoform X1 codes for MSHKILLLFLLGFVALALSAPATTEEELSPAAQDETKDEPLQEDDEQLSEAEETEKDDEEANQVFQGEEDEETQEEPEDDSEGGTENDENPGEAENEVAEVEKDENVPEKRHHLYRSCRRVCRRYRYCKSFLFIKHKCHYKYHCYLKCSCKVKYYHCRYRRRCVWRYKYYHGKPRRYRHCYRYCYRRILKYRKVPCRG; via the exons ATGTCGCACAAGATACTGCTACTGTTCCTGCTCGGCTTCGTGGCCTTAGCACTATCAGCTCCTGCTACCACCGAAGAGGAGCTCAGCCCTGCCGCCCAAGACGAGACCAAGGACGAGCCCCTCCAGGAGGATGATG AGCAACTCTCGGAGGCTGAGGAGACAGAGAAAGATGACGAAGAGGCCAATCAAGTTTTTCAAG GTGAGGAAGATGAAGAGACCCAAGAGGAGCCCGAGGACGATTCAGAGGGTGGAACCG AAAACGATGAGAACCCAGGAGAAGCAGAAAACGAGGTAGCTGAAGTGGAGAAAG ACGAGAATGTTCCTGAGAAAAGACATCATCTCTATCGTAGCTGCCGTCGCGTGTGTCGTCGCTACAGATATTGCAAATCGTTTTTGTTTATAAAGCACAAGTGTCACTATAAGTACCACTGCTACCTGAAGTGTTCTTGCAAAGTTAAATACTACCACTGCCGTTATCGTCGCCGCTGCGTCTGGAGGTACAAATACTACCACGGAAAGCCCCGCCGTTACCGCCACTGCTACCGATACTGCTATCGTCGAAT TCTTAAGTACAGAAAGGTCCCTTGCCGGGGATAG
- the LOC5502339 gene encoding uncharacterized protein LOC5502339 isoform X2 → MSHKILLLFLLGFVALALSAPATTEEELSPAAQDETKDEPLQEDDGEEDEETQEEPEDDSEGGTENDENPGEAENEVAEVEKDENVPEKRHHLYRSCRRVCRRYRYCKSFLFIKHKCHYKYHCYLKCSCKVKYYHCRYRRRCVWRYKYYHGKPRRYRHCYRYCYRRILKYRKVPCRG, encoded by the exons ATGTCGCACAAGATACTGCTACTGTTCCTGCTCGGCTTCGTGGCCTTAGCACTATCAGCTCCTGCTACCACCGAAGAGGAGCTCAGCCCTGCCGCCCAAGACGAGACCAAGGACGAGCCCCTCCAGGAGGATGATG GTGAGGAAGATGAAGAGACCCAAGAGGAGCCCGAGGACGATTCAGAGGGTGGAACCG AAAACGATGAGAACCCAGGAGAAGCAGAAAACGAGGTAGCTGAAGTGGAGAAAG ACGAGAATGTTCCTGAGAAAAGACATCATCTCTATCGTAGCTGCCGTCGCGTGTGTCGTCGCTACAGATATTGCAAATCGTTTTTGTTTATAAAGCACAAGTGTCACTATAAGTACCACTGCTACCTGAAGTGTTCTTGCAAAGTTAAATACTACCACTGCCGTTATCGTCGCCGCTGCGTCTGGAGGTACAAATACTACCACGGAAAGCCCCGCCGTTACCGCCACTGCTACCGATACTGCTATCGTCGAAT TCTTAAGTACAGAAAGGTCCCTTGCCGGGGATAG